CGACCGAGAAGACGACCGCGTGATCAGGTCCTCCGGCAAGATCCTCGGCGACGGCGAGTCGAGGCGCAGCAGTGTCGGCGTTCCGATCGGTGGGGGTGACCTTCTTGGCGTCTGGGATGAGCCAGGTGGTCTCGGCACGCGGTCCTACACCCGACAGGCCTTTACCTTGTATCTCGGCCACCACATACGACCCCACCTGTTTGAGGTGGGAGCCGCTTCCGGGCGTTACGTGGAGGTCTGTCGGTCCGTTGAACACCACTTCGCCCGTCCGCGTGTCGACCACCCACGCGATAGTCGCGGTCTTGCCTTCAGGCTTCCCGTCCGCGGCGCAGAGCACCTGGTCGGGCCCGTTGACGAAGCACTTCACGAAGTCAGGCCCGGGGTCAATACTCACCGGGGAGAACAGGGGCCTGCCGGTGCTGAGGTCCAACCCAACGAGCCACCTTCGAGGGTCCGTCGTACTCATCGCCATGAAGTAGGCGCGCTTTTCCATGGCACCGACGAATGGCTCAGCCTCGTGAGTCAACTCGGTATCGGCGAAGACGGCAGATTCGGGCAGTCCCAGGTCCGTCATCCGCACGCGCCATCCGGGAACCGGACGGACCCGCATCGGTGAGGAGAGCAACGCCTCCGGGGGAGCTTGCCAGTCACCGCGATGGAACGTCGCCGCGCTGTCGCTTGTCGGAGGGCGCGTCACAAAGATGACGACGCCTGTGATGACGACGAAGATTGCCACTGCGATTGCCGTGACGATCATGAACCGGCGGGCGCTCGGTGGAATGGCGTGTCTACCTTCGGAATCGAGCACCACCAACGAACACCCCCTCGCCGCGCAGTCTATCCGCCGGTACGCCTCACGCCGTGAACGATCCGCGCAGTCCGTGCGTTAGTACCTGTTTGATTGCTGCGAGAGGGAACTGGATGACACAACCGACCCTGGTGTGGGTGCCGGGCGCCTGCCATGGCCCGTGGGCCTTCGAAGAGGTCTCGTCGAGGTTCACCGGACTGGGCTGGGAGACGCGCGTGGTCGAGTTGCCGAGCGTCGCGCCGAGTTCTTCCGCGCGGCGGGGCATGCACGCCGACGCGCAAGCCGTACGCTCCGTGATCGAAAGCGTGGGCGGCCCGGTCGTGGCCATCGCTCACTCGTACGGCGGGATACCTACCACGCAGGGTTGTGCGGGGCTGCCGAACCTGCGGCGGATCGTCTACCTCGCGGCATTCCTCCTCGACGAGGGCCACTCGATGCTGAGTTACAGCGGCGAGCACTTCCGGTGGCCGATCGACGGTGAGGTGACCATGCCGCCGAATCCGCGGGAGGCGGCTTACAGTGACCTGTCCGATTCGCAGGCCGCATGGGCCATCGAGCAGTTGTTGCCGGTCAGCGTCGCCGCGTTCGACGAAGCGTTGACCGCGGCGGCTTGGCGACACGTACCGTCGACGTACGTGATCTGCGAGAACGACCGGTCGCTGTTGCCGTGGCGGCAGGAGAAGATGGCCGTACAGGCGACGGAGATCCGCCGCCTGCCGACCGGTCACTCCCCGTTCCTGTCTCACCCCGCGATGCTCGTGAATCTCGTCTGCGACATCGTCGGTGAGTGACCCTTGCCCGGACCGGGATTCGCGAGCCAACGTGCCGCGACCAGGGCTGCGACCATGACGACGACGCAGTGGACACCCTGGTCTTTCAGGCCCCACGCCACCGAGGTGAGCGTCGCCGCGCCCGCGGTGCACAGCAACAGGCCCACCGCCACACTGCGCATCCCGGTCGAGGGCACCGATCCACCGTCCCACAGCGGCAGCGGATTGTTCTCCAGCGGGCGCAGCGCCACGAATGCGATACCGACCAGCGCTGTCATCAGCACCATCTGCACGATCGACAGGGCGACGAAGCCGGGTGAGGTGGGGTCGTAGCGGTCGAGCCCGGCATAGTCGAACACCAGGTGCATGCCGAGCAGCAGCGGCATGTGCCACAGGTACAGCGTCATCGCGCCGGAGTTGCCGATCGCGGCCAGCCACCACACGCGGGGCCGCTGGGCCCACCGCGTGATCGCCGGTGCCAGCGCAATCGCGAACGCGCACAGCATGATCGCATGCCCGGCCAGCAACAGTGACGGCGGCGTCATGTTCTTGAGCTGTTGGGTCTCGATGCCGACGAGGCTCAATTCGTAAGGGCCGAAGTACAACAGCGCGAGGTTCACGCCGAACATGCCAAGGCCGATCCGCAGCGCCGCGGGGGCGGAAAGCAATTGGCGGCGGTAGGCGACACCGAGCATGGCGGGGATCAACCACACCACGGTGTTGAGATAGCCCAGTGCGGTGTAGCCGTCGACATTGACTCGCACCGCGTCGACGACCGCGATGAACATGTAGGTGCCGACCACCGCGCCAACGACGTGACCGGTGGTGGCGATGCGCGCCAGCAGCGGCACCGCGGCGAGCACCAGGACGTAGGCACCAAGAAACCACAGCAACTGCGTCGAGATGCCCGCGACCGGTTCGTACACGTGCACCGGGAGAATCGACCGCAGCACCACGAGCGCCACCGTCCAGAACGCCAGGTAGTAGAACACCGGGCGGTACAACCGGGCACAGCGGCGCAGCAGCCAGCCACCCCACGGGGTACCGGGCCGCCACGATTGCACACAGGCCGCGACCCCGGCGAAGAAGAACAACGGCATGATCTGGAACACCCAGGTCAGCGCCTGGAACACGGTCGAGGCGGTGAGCAGGTTGCTCCAGATGAACACGTCGTCGCGGATCGTGCTGGTCGCCATGACGGTGTGACCCAGCACCACACCCACCAGGCTCACGATGCGGATGACGTCGATGGCGCGGTCACGGTCGGCCGGAGTGTTCGCCGCCACCTCGGCGGGGGTCGGGAACAGGGCGGCTCTCGCGTTTGCTGTCATGCGTTGAACGCTATTGGGCGGCGACGCGCGAGTCTCTAGGTAGAAGCACTCAATTCGGCGCGCTCGGCCCGTTTCTGTCGGGCTTCCTCCACCAGGATCGCGACGAGGCAGATCACCGCGAGCACCGCGACGCCGAGTGCGAACGCGATGCCGGTGGGGCGCAGACCCCAGTGTCGCGCCGACAGGCCCTCACCGACCACCGGCAGTGAGATCGCGATGTACGCGACGACGAAGTACGTCGAGCTGACTTCGGCTCGGCGTCCGGGCGGGGTCTTCTCGGCGATCGCGGCGAGCCCTCGGCTAAAGCTCATGCCCTGCCCGATACCGGACACCACGGCGGCGGCGATCAGCGCGGCGAGCGACGAGAAGAGCAGCGCCGCAGTGAGAATCAGCATGCCGACGATGAGGATGGCGCACCCGACGGCCACCGCGCGCCCCGGCGGCACCCGGTTGGCGAAGACCTGCGTGACGGCCGAGGCCGCGAAGATGGAGCAGGCGATCGCACCGGCCACGGCGTGGTTTCCGACACCGATGACGTTCGACAGGAACGACGGTGCCACCGCCGTGTACATCCCGGTGACGGCGAAACCCGCGAACGCCGCGATCGCCGCGATGACGAAGACGGTCCGCACCTCCGGTGGCACCGAGAGCCGCTGCAGCCCGATGGTGCCGGACCGGCTCGACGTCTCGGGGACGGCGAGCACGGCGGCGCCGGCGATCACCGCCATCGCGATGTGGACGAGGAACGGTAGGTGCAGCGGTTGGGGTGCGTATTCGACCAGCAGACCCGCCAGCAGCGGCCCCGCGCCCAGGCCGCCCATGTTGGCGACGGTGGCCACCGCGGCTGCGCGCGTGCGCCAGGCCGGCGGTGCGGCCTCGATGACGGCCGCGGTTGCGGTTCCGGTGAACAGGCCCGCGGACACCCCTGAGAACACCCGGCCGACCAGCAGGGTCGGTACCGAGTCGGCGGCCAGGAACACCGCGGCGCTGATGAGCGCGGCCACCACGCCGGCCAGCAGCATGGGGCGTCGGCCCACGGCATCCGACCAGCGGCCGAATGCCAGCAACGCGAACAGAACGCCACCGGCGTAGGTGGCGTAGATGACGGTGGTGGTGAGCACGGCGAAGTGCATGTGCTCGGCGTAGAGCGCGTACATCGGGGTCGGCAGCGTGGTGCCGACCATGATCGCGGCAAAGGCATACGCCAGGAGGGCAAACGAGAAACGCCGAGTGTGGGGCACGGTGCGATCAACGCCCGTGCGTTGTCGACCTAATCCCCACACTCGGCGTTCGGTCAGTGTGAAATCGCTTTCTCGGCGCCGACACCGGTCAGCGACCGGACCTCCATCTCGGCGGCGATGGTGGGATCCTCGTCATCCGGCGAGGTCAAGGTGCCGATGATGCCGAGTACGAACGCCAGCGGGATCGACACGATGCCCGGGTTGGCCAGCGGGAAGAAGTCGAAGTCCGCGCCGGGGATCATCGCGGTCTTCGAACCCGACACCGCGGGTGAGAACACGATCAGCACGATCGTCGAGATCAGGCCGCCGTACATGCTCCACAGGGCGCCGCGGGTGTTGAACCTCTTCCAGTACAGCGAGTACACGATGGTCGGCAGGTTCGCCGCAGCCGCGACCGCGAATGCCAGTGCCACCAGGAACGCGATGTTCTGGCCGTTGGCCAGGATGCCGAGGCCGATCGCGAGGACGCCCAGCACGATGGCGGTGATACGGGAGACCCGAACCTGCTCGGTCTCGGTCACCTTGTGCGACTTCAGCACACTGGCGTACACATCGTGCGCGAACGAGGCGGACGCCGTGATGGTCAGCCCCGCGACCACCGCGAGGATCGTGGCGAACGCGACGGCGGAGATGATGCCAAGCAGGATCACGCCGCCGAGTTCGAATGCCAGCAGCGGGGCCGCCGAGTTCACCCCACCGGCCGCGCCGAGGATCCGGTCGGGGCCGACCATGGCCGCCGCGCCGTAACCCAACACCAGCGTGAACAGGTAGAACGCGCCGATCAGCGCGATCGCCCACACCACCGAGCGGCGGGCTTCCTTGGCCGTGGGCACGGTGTAGAACCGCATCAGCACGTGCGGCAGGCCCGCGGTGCCGAGCACGAGTGCCAGCGCAAGCGAGATGAAGTTGATCTGCGAGGTCAACGATCCGCCGTACTGGGCACCCGGGGCCAGCACGTCGCGGCTGGCGACACCCTGGGTGGTGGATTCCGAGATCGCCGCCTGGGCAGAGCCGAGGATGTCGGACAGGTTGATCCCGAACTTCACGAGCACCATGACCGTCATGAGGCCGGCGCCTGCGATCAGCAGGACGGCCTTGATGATCTGCACCCATGTGGTGCCCTTCATGCCGCCCACCAGGACGTAGACGATCATCAAAACGCCGACGACGGCGATCACCAGCGACTGGCCGGAGCGGCTGTTGATATCGAGCAGCAGTGCGACGAGGCCGCCCGCGCCGGCCATCTGGGCCAGCAGGTAGAACAGCGAGACCGTCAGCGTCGACGTGGCGGCGGCCAGGCGCACCGGGCGCTGTTTGAGCCGGAAGCTCAGCACGTCGGCCATCGTGAATTTCCCTGTGTTGCGGAGCAATTCAGCCACCAGCAGCAGGGCGACGAGCCATGCCACGAGGAAGCCGATGGAGTACAGGAAGCCGTCGTAGCCGTAGACGGCGATGGCGCCGGCGATGCCGAGGAAGCTTGCCGCCGACAGGTAGTCACCGGCGATCGCGATTCCGTTCTGCGGGCCGGAGAAGCCGCGACCGCCGGTGAAGAATTCTGTTGCGGTGGCGTTGCGCTTGCTCGCGCGGATCACCACGAACAGTGTGACGATGACGAAGAGGCTGAAGATGCCGATGTTCGCCGCGGGGTTGCCGACGGTTTCGGCGGCGTGGAGTGTGACGTTCACTTCGCGGCCCCTTCGAGTTCCTCGCGGATGGCCGCGGCGCGCGGATCGAGTTCCTTGTTGGCGAACCGCACGTAGAGACCGGTGATGACGAACGTCGACACGAACTGGCCGAGGCCGATGATCAGGCCGACGTTGATGTTGCCGATCACCTGGATGGCCATGAAGTCATGGGCGAAGGCCCCCAGGGCCACGTACAGGCCGTACCAGATCAGGAAGAACGCCGTCATGGGGAAGACGAAGCGACGCAGCCTGCTGCGCAGCTCCTTGAATTCGGGGCTGGCCTGCATGGCCATGAATTGCGCACCGCTGGGTGCGTGTCGCGTGGGTAGATCGGTTTCGGACACCGTGACTCCTGACATCGACTGTGGGCGGGCTCGCGCATGAACCTAATTGAGATGTGAGTCACATAGGGGATTGCCCGCGCAGCGTACGCCGAAACCGGTCAGTGCTGCGCTCAGCGGTCGGTCAGCGACGTTGAACGGCGAGCGTCATCTCCTCGGCGTCCTCATCGACAGACGACAACCTTGCCCACCATCCGCCCGGACTCCACCAACCGATGCGCCTCGCGCAGGCTCTTCGCCTCGAAACCGTCGATGGCCGTGGTCAGCGTGGTTCGCAGCTCACCCCGGTCGACCAGGTCGGCCGCGGCCGCCAGGAGCCGTTGCTGTCCGGCGATGTCATATCCGGTCAGCGGTCGCGTGAACATCAGTTCCCAATGCCACGCAATGCTTTTCGTCTTCAGCCCGACCAGATCAAGACCTTCTGGCTCGTCGATCGCGGTGATGTGCCCGAACGGCCGCACGATGTCGGCGTAAATCTCGACGTTGCCCGCGGAGTGCGGGGAGAACAGGTAATCGACCCCGTCAGGCGCGACGTCGAGTGCCTGCGCACGCAGCTCGTGATGGTCGATGACCTCGTCGGCGCCCAGGTCACGTACCCACTGGCGCGACTCGTCGCGGCTCGCGGTCGCGATCACGCGCACACCGGTCAGCTTCTTGGCGAGCTGGATCATGACGGATCCGACACCGCCCGCCGCGCCGAGCACCAGCAGGTCACCCTGCGAGCCTGCGGTGAGGCCGAACCGTTCGAACAGCGTCTCCCACGCCGTGATCGTGGTGAGCGGCATGGCCGCGGCGTCCCGGAACGACAGGGAGCGGGGTTTGCGGGAGACGATGCGCTCGTCGACCGCGTGCAGTTGCGCATCGGTGCCGGGCCGGCTGATGTCCCCGGCGTACCAGACCTCGTCACCGACGGCCAACGTGGTGACGTCGTCACCGACGGCCTCCACGACTCCTGCGGCGTCGAACCCGAGGATGGTCGGTTCCGTCGACGGCGGCAGGCTGCGGCGACGTTTGATGTCGACCGGGTTCACCGACACCGCCTCCACACGCACCAGCACGTCGTGCGGACGCAGTTCGGGGACGTCGATCGTGATGTCCTGCAAGGAATCCGGATCATCGATGGGCAGAGCGGCGAACGCTGCGACGGCAGTCATGGTGGGCATGCGGCCGATGCTAGACCTCGGACCTAGGTGTTGTTCAAGGGCGATAAGTGTCACCGGGGGAAGCATTGCTGGTCGGCGAGACGCTGTTGTCCTCGCAGTACGCTTCAGGTCCGGCAAATGAGAGGTGTGCGCATGGTCAGGCCGTGCCCGACGGGACGTCACGATCACCACAACGTGTACTCGGAGAGCTGCCCCTGTCGCGCGCTGTTGGACCTGCTCGCCAACAAGTGGTCGGCGCTGATCATCGGTCTGCTGGAGGAGCAGGGCGCGGTGCGGTTCACCGAACTTCAGGCACAACTGCCCGGGGTGGGCGCCAAGATGCTCACCCGCACATTGCGGCGGCTCGAGGGTGCGTCGCTGGTGGCCCGGACGGTGTATCCGGAGGTTCCCCCGCGCGTCGAGTACAGGCTCACCGAGTTGGGCGTCAGCGTGTCCGAGCCGTTGGGGCAGGTGCGGGCGTGGGCCGAGAACAACATCGATCAGATCGAACGGCTCAACCCGAACTGGGAGCAGTAACGTTCACCGGCGCTCACCGCGACTGCGGCACGCGTTCGACGCCCATGCCGAGCCGTTCCGGTACGTGCATGCGCGCGAAGATCTGCGCGACGGCGGGCCCGCTCAGCGTCGATCGGGTGAACAGGCTGATGAGGATCATCGTCAGGAATGCCAGTGGCACGCTCACCGCGGCCGGATATCCGATCATCACCGCGGGCCACCCGTCGAGGACGTTCTCGTCGACGCCACCGGCGACCGCGATGAGCACCGCGCTGCCGCACACCAATCCGCCGACCACCAGTCCGCACACCGCGCCCACCACGGTCAGGCCACGCCACCATATCCCGAGCACCAGCAGCGGGCACAGCGTCGACGCCGCAACTGCGAACGCCAGCCCGACACTGCGGGACAGCTCAAGCCCGGATACGAACAGCGACAACGGAAGCGGGATGATCCCGCCGATCACGGCCGCGACCCGGAAGTCACGCACCCGGCCCCGCAGCACGTCGGTGGCCAGCGCGCCGGCGACGCTCACCAGCAGGCCCGACGACGTCGCCAGGAAGGCGGCGATCGCGCCGGCCGCCACCAGCGCGGCCAGCAGTTGGCCGAGCGCGCCGCCGATCGCGGCGCCGGGCGCCAGCAGCACCGCGGCATCGGCCGTTCCGGTGATCAGCAGCTGAGGTACGTACAGCCGGGAGAACACGCCCAGCAGTGTGGGAAACAGGTAGAACAGCGACAGCAGTGCGATCACCGCCAGCGCGGTGCGCCGCGCGGCCCTGCCGTCCGGGTTGGTGTAGAAGCGCACCAGTACGTGCGGCAGGCCCATCGTGCCGAGGAACGTCGCGACGATGATCGACACCACCTGGTACAGCGGGTGCCCGCCGCCCAGACCACCGCCGGAGGCCAGCCACTGCGAGCCGGTACTCGGCGTGCCGGCGACAACGGGAGTGGCCGCGCCCGCATCGAGGGTGAGGGTGGTTCCCGCGTCGAGCGTGTGGTCGCCCCGGCTCCCGATCGGCGCGGCCTCGACGTCACGGCCGTCGAGGGTTCCGGTGACCGTGATCCCTGCCGGTTCGACGACGCGGACGACGACGTCGGTGTCGATCGCGACGGTGGTCTGCTGGTCGACGCTCGGCGGCAGCGGACCGCCCAGTTCGCCGCGGTCGCTGATGAACAGGCCGAGCAGGGCCAGCGCCGGTATCGCGATCGCGGTGAGCTTGAGCCAGTACTGGAATGCCTGTACGAAGGTGATCGAGCGCATGCCGCCCGCGACCACGTTGGCGATCACGATCGTTCCGACCAGCAGCGGGCCGATCCAGACCGGAACGCCCAGCAGCGTTTTCAGCGCCAGCCCGGCGCCCTGGTACTGCGGGGCCAGGTAGAACACGCAGATCACCACGACGACGAGCATCGCGACCTTGCGCAACCACGCCGAGCCGAGCCGGAATTCGGCGAAATCGGGCACGGTGTAGGCGCCGGAGCGGCGCAGCGGGGCGGCGACGAACAGCAGCAGGCCCAGGTAGCCCGCGGTGAAACCCACCGGATACCACAGCGCGTCGGCGCCGTACTTGGCGATCAGTCCGGCCACCCCCAGAAACGATGCGGCCGAAAGGTATTCACCGGAGATGGCGGCGGCGTTCCACCGGGAGCCGACGCTGCGGGAGGCCACGAGGAAGTCGGACGTGGTGCGCGAGAACTTCACACCGTAGGCGCCGATCGCGATGGTGGCGACGGCGGCGAACAGCAGTGCGGCGGCGGTGAGAGGGGAGCCGGTCATGGTTCGCTGTCGACCACGCGGACGAAGTCCCGCTCGCCCTGTTCGGCCAGCCGGACATAGATGCGCCCCACCCCGTAGAGCAGGGGATAGATCAGCCCGGCCAGGATCAGCCAGTTCAGCCGGATCCCGAACACGCTGAGTGCCGCCAGTTGCGGTGCGGCCGTGGTGAACAGCACCACGGCCGCGACGATCGAGACCACCACCGCGGCCAGGCGCAGCGCCAGCCCGAGTTGGGCGCGCATCAGCCCCCGCACGAGCGCATCGCCCACCTGCGTCTGTTCCTGCACCTCGATGCGGGTGCGGACCATACGGGCGCCGCGGCGGTGGGCGAGCACCACGCGTTGTCGGCCGGCGGCGGGCCGCGAATTCTGGCCAGTCCGCTCCCCGCTAGTCATCGGCACCGGTCGGTTTCAGGTTGCGCATGGGGTCGCGGATCAGCCGATCGCGCAGTTCCCGGGCCTGCCTGCGGCTCACCGGCAGTTCGACCGCGGGCGAGGCGCCGTTGGCACGCAGGCGCACCAGCACCGCACCGTCTGCCGTGCGCAGCCCGGTCACCTGCCGCAGCGAGACCAGATACGACCGGTGGATCCGCTGGAACCCGTGGTCGCGCCAGCGGGTCTCCAAGGTGCTCAACGGGATTCGTACCAGGTGTGCACCCGTGGCCGAGTGCAGCCTGGCGTAGTCGCCCTCGGCTTCGACCCAACCGATGCTGTCGCGCGGCACCAGGTGGGTGATGCCGCCGAGTTCGGCGGGGATCACCGCGGATTCCTGATCGTCCGGTGGCACGTCGGCCGTCGGCGCGGGTGCGGCGCCCACCCGGCGCACCGCCTCGTCGAGGCGGTTCTGCCGGATCGGCTTGAGCAGATAATCGACGGCGCCCACGTCGAACGCCGCGACCGCCTTGTCGTCATGGGCGGTGACGAACACCACCGCGGGCCGGTGCGCGAAGTTCGTGAGGACACCGGCGAGTTCGATGCCCGAGAGCCCCGGCATGTTGATGTCGAGGAACACCGCGTCGATGGTGTGGCGGTTCAACTCGCGCAGCGCCGAGGTGGCGTCGGAGGCCGTGAGGACCTCGGCGACATCGGGGTTACGGCCCAGCAGGTAGGCCAGCTCGTCGAGGGCGGGAGCCTCGTCGTCGACCGCGAGTACCGTCAGCGCGCGTCCGCTCATCCGAATGCACCTCCGCCGGCGTGCACACCGGATCGGAACTTCGGTACCCGCATCATGACCTTGGTTCCTGCTCCTATCGCCGTCTCGACCACAAGACCGTAATCGTTGCCGAACGCCGCGCGCAGGCGATGGTCCACATTCGTCAAACCCACGTGGGCGCCCTGGTCGGTGCGATCGGCGAGCGCATCACCGTGACCGGCCTTCAGGATTTCCGGATCCATGCCGGCGCCGTCGTCTTCGACGGAGATGACGCAGTCCGCGCCCTCGTCGCGTGCGATGATCTCGACCGTTCCACCGCCCTGACCCGCCAGCCCGTGGCGCACGGCGTTCTCGACGAGCGGTTGCAGCGCGAGGAACGGCACCACGACGTTGAGCACCTCGGGTGCCACCTGCAGCCGCACCTTCAGCGACTGCCCGAACCGGGCGCGCTCCAGGGTGAGGTAGCGGTCGATGTTGCGCAGCTCGTCGGCGAGCGTCGTGTACTGGCCGGCGGCCCGGAACGAGTACCGCGTGAAATCGGCGAACTCCAGGATCAGCTCGCGGGCACGGTCGGGGTCGGTGCGCACGAACGACGCGATGGTGTTGAGCGCGTTGTAGATGAAGTGCGGGCTGATCTGCGCGCGCAGTGCGAGCACCTCGGCGCGGTCCAGCCGGGCGCGTGACGCGTCGAGTTCGGCGAGTTCGATCTGGCTCGCGGCGTATCGCGCCACCTCGCCGATGGCGCCGAGCATGCCCGGTCCCGGTGTGTTCGCGGTGACCACCACGAGAGCGCCGAGCACGTCCCCGCTCTCGGTGAGCAGCGGTTGGGCCACCACGGTCATCGGTCGGGCGCCGGTGAGCATGCGGCGCTGGTCGGCGATCGAGTCGCGGGCCGTGCTCGTGCAGGTGTCGACAATGTCGGTCTGCCACAGCGCGTCGTCGTCGGGGTCGAGCGCGAGCAACTGGCCGTCACCGTCGAACAGCGCGAGTCCCTGCGTGACCGTGAGCCCGCGCAGGTACGGCGCCGCGGTCTGCGCGGAGTCGGTGTCGAGGCCGCGGCGCAGCGCGCGTGCCGCCGACGATGCCGTGTGCAGGGCCGCGTGCACGGCGCGCTCGGTGGGCGTGGCGACGACGCGACGGGTGCGCACCACCACGACCGCGACCACGGCCGTCAGCATCAGCGCCGACGCCAGCGCTATCGCAACCTCGAACGACACTGTTGAGACACTATTGGAGGCACTACTGAACGGGGCAGGCGTATTGCTGCGCCACGCTCATGACCCGCTGTTGCGCGCCCGGCCCGATGACACCTTGTGCCGCCAGTTCCAAACCGATGTAACCGGGAATGCCGCCCACACACGCCTGATGGGCAACGCGCCACGCCGTGTCCGGGTTCAGGTGATAGCCGTTGCGTTCCAGGCCCTGCATGTACTCGTCGAACGCCGGTGTGCCCTGGTCGGGAATGGCATGTGCCACGGCGGCCAAGGCGATCGCGGTCCCCACCGCGGCAACAAAAGGCGCAATCACACGTTTCACGTCGTTCTCCAGGGGCGTCACCGGCAAATATGGCTACACGTTCGCACACCGCACCGACACAGGCGTCGGAAATCCCGCAAAGGCGTCCCATCTGACCCGATCCCAGGCCGGTGCCGCGCGTCTAAACTGACCAGGTGCCCACCCTGCAGCTAGTGCAAGATCCAGAAGCCGACGCGCTGTTGGAGTCCAACCCGTTCGCGCTGCTCGTCGGCATGCTGCTCGATCAGCAGATCCCGATGGAGACCGCGTTCGCGGGGCCCAAGAAGCTCGCGGATCGCATCGGCAAGGTCGACGCCACGCACATCGCCGAGTACCACCCCGACGAGTTCGCCGAGAAGTTCTCCGAAACCCCTGCCGTCCACCGCTTTCCGGGCTCGATGGCCAAGCGGGTCCAGGCGCTCGCGCAGGCCGTCGTCGACGACTACGACGGTGACGTCACGGCGATCTGGACCGGCGGCGACCCCGACGGGCCCGAGGTGCTGCGCCGGCTCAAGCGACTGCCCGGGTTCGGTGACCAGAAGGCCCGGATCTTCCTGGCGCTGCTGGGCAAGCAGTACGGCGTGACACCGGACGGCTGGCGCGAGGCCGCGGGCGACTACGGCAAACCGGGCACCTACATGTCGGTCGCCGATGTCGTTGACGCCGGGTCGCTGCAAAAGGTCCGCGCGTACAAGAAGGACATGAAGGCCGCCGCGAAGGCCGCCAAGGCCAAGTAGGCAAGTAGCCGATCAGAACGGTGCGCCGTCGAAGCGTTCCCGCGTGGCGATCTCGGAGACCGGCTTGCGGGTGAGCCTGGTGGGCTGGTGGGCGGGCTTGCCGAGCGGCAGGATCGCGGCGACGGCGTAGTCGTCGGGAATGGCGAGCAGCTCTTTGATCTTCGGTTCCTCGGCGATCGCCATCGTGGTGAGCACGCCGCCGAAACCCTCGTTGCGGGCCGAAAGCAGGATGTTCCACGCGAACGGGTACACCGATGCGCCGGGCACCACGCCGATCCGGTCGAGGTGCTGATCGAGCGCCGCGACCACCCCGAGATCGACACAGACGACGACCACGACCGCGGCATCGACCAGTGGTGAGGCGCGGGGGACGTCGACCGTGACGAGGTCTTCTTCGGTGACGGCGGTGCCGTGCAACGGGTTCCACGGATTCTCGCCGATGCGCTTCTGGGCGATGTAGCGGCGCCATCCGGTGACGCTCAGATCGGCAAGCTTCTCTCGGGTCTCACGGTCGCGGACCACCACCAACCGCGTGCCCTGCCGGTTACCGCCGCTGGGCGCGAACCGGGCGTTGTCCAGAATGCGTTCCAGCACGTCGTCGGGTAGCGGGTCGTCGGTGAACTGCCGGATTGCCGCGGT
This genomic window from Mycolicibacterium goodii contains:
- a CDS encoding solute symporter family protein; the encoded protein is MNVTLHAAETVGNPAANIGIFSLFVIVTLFVVIRASKRNATATEFFTGGRGFSGPQNGIAIAGDYLSAASFLGIAGAIAVYGYDGFLYSIGFLVAWLVALLLVAELLRNTGKFTMADVLSFRLKQRPVRLAAATSTLTVSLFYLLAQMAGAGGLVALLLDINSRSGQSLVIAVVGVLMIVYVLVGGMKGTTWVQIIKAVLLIAGAGLMTVMVLVKFGINLSDILGSAQAAISESTTQGVASRDVLAPGAQYGGSLTSQINFISLALALVLGTAGLPHVLMRFYTVPTAKEARRSVVWAIALIGAFYLFTLVLGYGAAAMVGPDRILGAAGGVNSAAPLLAFELGGVILLGIISAVAFATILAVVAGLTITASASFAHDVYASVLKSHKVTETEQVRVSRITAIVLGVLAIGLGILANGQNIAFLVALAFAVAAAANLPTIVYSLYWKRFNTRGALWSMYGGLISTIVLIVFSPAVSGSKTAMIPGADFDFFPLANPGIVSIPLAFVLGIIGTLTSPDDEDPTIAAEMEVRSLTGVGAEKAISH
- a CDS encoding acyltransferase family protein; this encodes MTANARAALFPTPAEVAANTPADRDRAIDVIRIVSLVGVVLGHTVMATSTIRDDVFIWSNLLTASTVFQALTWVFQIMPLFFFAGVAACVQSWRPGTPWGGWLLRRCARLYRPVFYYLAFWTVALVVLRSILPVHVYEPVAGISTQLLWFLGAYVLVLAAVPLLARIATTGHVVGAVVGTYMFIAVVDAVRVNVDGYTALGYLNTVVWLIPAMLGVAYRRQLLSAPAALRIGLGMFGVNLALLYFGPYELSLVGIETQQLKNMTPPSLLLAGHAIMLCAFAIALAPAITRWAQRPRVWWLAAIGNSGAMTLYLWHMPLLLGMHLVFDYAGLDRYDPTSPGFVALSIVQMVLMTALVGIAFVALRPLENNPLPLWDGGSVPSTGMRSVAVGLLLCTAGAATLTSVAWGLKDQGVHCVVVMVAALVAARWLANPGPGKGHSPTMSQTRFTSIAG
- a CDS encoding MFS transporter; the protein is MPHTRRFSFALLAYAFAAIMVGTTLPTPMYALYAEHMHFAVLTTTVIYATYAGGVLFALLAFGRWSDAVGRRPMLLAGVVAALISAAVFLAADSVPTLLVGRVFSGVSAGLFTGTATAAVIEAAPPAWRTRAAAVATVANMGGLGAGPLLAGLLVEYAPQPLHLPFLVHIAMAVIAGAAVLAVPETSSRSGTIGLQRLSVPPEVRTVFVIAAIAAFAGFAVTGMYTAVAPSFLSNVIGVGNHAVAGAIACSIFAASAVTQVFANRVPPGRAVAVGCAILIVGMLILTAALLFSSLAALIAAAVVSGIGQGMSFSRGLAAIAEKTPPGRRAEVSSTYFVVAYIAISLPVVGEGLSARHWGLRPTGIAFALGVAVLAVICLVAILVEEARQKRAERAELSAST
- a CDS encoding alpha/beta hydrolase produces the protein MTQPTLVWVPGACHGPWAFEEVSSRFTGLGWETRVVELPSVAPSSSARRGMHADAQAVRSVIESVGGPVVAIAHSYGGIPTTQGCAGLPNLRRIVYLAAFLLDEGHSMLSYSGEHFRWPIDGEVTMPPNPREAAYSDLSDSQAAWAIEQLLPVSVAAFDEALTAAAWRHVPSTYVICENDRSLLPWRQEKMAVQATEIRRLPTGHSPFLSHPAMLVNLVCDIVGE
- a CDS encoding zinc-binding alcohol dehydrogenase family protein, coding for MPTMTAVAAFAALPIDDPDSLQDITIDVPELRPHDVLVRVEAVSVNPVDIKRRRSLPPSTEPTILGFDAAGVVEAVGDDVTTLAVGDEVWYAGDISRPGTDAQLHAVDERIVSRKPRSLSFRDAAAMPLTTITAWETLFERFGLTAGSQGDLLVLGAAGGVGSVMIQLAKKLTGVRVIATASRDESRQWVRDLGADEVIDHHELRAQALDVAPDGVDYLFSPHSAGNVEIYADIVRPFGHITAIDEPEGLDLVGLKTKSIAWHWELMFTRPLTGYDIAGQQRLLAAAADLVDRGELRTTLTTAIDGFEAKSLREAHRLVESGRMVGKVVVCR
- a CDS encoding DUF485 domain-containing protein, whose product is MSETDLPTRHAPSGAQFMAMQASPEFKELRSRLRRFVFPMTAFFLIWYGLYVALGAFAHDFMAIQVIGNINVGLIIGLGQFVSTFVITGLYVRFANKELDPRAAAIREELEGAAK